One Bufo gargarizans isolate SCDJY-AF-19 chromosome 3, ASM1485885v1, whole genome shotgun sequence DNA segment encodes these proteins:
- the LOC122932604 gene encoding uncharacterized protein LOC122932604: MHFVPTDWQVLPQVILQIDGITVNLLLDTGATTSSVNKIDFINDKCTEGSSMGINGTTVIHKVTAPLPVCTLTGELVTHMSFAVLLECPVCLLGRDLMAALQISLVFDKKGRLTATSMKCDLTNPKRRDMNGFFLSIPMSLENHPIWAKCKDSVGTINCEPYRPCLKEGVMPTFQKQYPLSEEKLEGIRPQIEKYLQMGILRKIVSPWNTPINPVKKNNGTWRFVQDLRKVNKAIIPLPPLVADLTAVFGAIPAGSKYYTVVDLSNAFFSIPVAWDAQSLFAFQWADDGQVTWTRLPQGFGDSPAAFSIVLKATLEDWEPKRGSTLIQYTDDLLLSNSELEACEIDSRSLLDHLASKGHLASKKKIQYASTQVEYLGCIIEAGERKISPARVKAVTSLSRPGDKATMLSFLGSIVYCRQWIPDCSHWDSILRKTTLTEAPKVVEWTEDRVEAFERLIRSLTQAPALALADYGKPFQLYCVVSGETYAAVLTQTHGGRNRPVSYLSRKLPPVVLGMPHCLQALAAAAMSVKDVTKIVHGNVMELFTTHTVLSLLQNMTTQHMTAQRLSGYETILLSTANLVIKTCPDTSPVIRFLHTLLRLKCEGSDEQVDPTPEHRCDEVILSCTTPRKDLKDTPQTDSIDVFVDGSCTRPDDRTYQTGYAVVMLPNQVIEAEPIVTTSAQQAELVALTRACEIFAGHKVNIYTDSSYAFGTVHDYALIWKNRGYISADGKQIANQKYIDHLLRAIQLPEAISVIKVKGHSAKGDYQAMGNNLADRAAKMAAKRDTRRESKLLFMTDFESENWVSVVYQLQKQSTSEDIKYWKSQGLQMTGTDPTHPFLPGDKVLVKQLAVRHKTGPIYQGPFEVLRVARTAVLTDQSPQWIHASRLKKTPEGVLKEFPGQA; this comes from the exons ATGCATTTTGTTCCAACTGATTGGCAAGTTTTACCACAAGTAATACTGCAAATTGATGGTATTACAGTTAATTTATTGCTTGACACCGGAGCAACGACTTCAAGCGTAAACAAAATAGACTTCATTAACGACAAATGCACCGAAGGAAGTTCTATGGGTATCAATGGGACGACAGTGATACATAaggtgacagcaccgctcccggTTTGTACTCTTACGGGGGAACTAGTGACGCACATGTCTTTTGCAGTCCTGCTAGAATGCCCCGTTTGCCTATTAGGAAGGGATCTAATGGCAGCATTACAGATTTCATTAGTTTTTGACAAAAAGGGAAGACTGACAGCGACCTCAATGAAATGCGACCTGACAAACCCAAAAAGACGTGACATGAATGGGTTCTTTTTAAGCATACCAATGTCCCTGGAAAATCATCCAATTTGGGCAAAATGTAAAGACTCAGTAGGAACGATTAACTGTGAGCCCTACCGGCCCTGTTTGAAGGAGGGGGTTATGCCAACCTTTCAGAAACAATACCCATTGAGTGAGGAAAAGTTAGAGGGTATAAGGCCGCAAATTGAGAAATACTTACAGATGGGAATTCTTAGGAAGATTGTCAGTCCCTGGAATACACCGATAaatcccgtaaaaaaaaataatggcacaTGGAGATTTGTACAGGATCTAAGGAAGGTAAACAAGGCAATTATCCCACTTCCCCCCTTGGTGGCAGACCTTACagctgtgtttggggccattcctGCGGGATCCAAATACTACACTGTAGTTGACCTCAGTAATGCGTTCTTTTCCATACCAGTGGCTTGGGATGCACAAAGTCTTTTTGCTTTTCAGTGGGCTGATGATGGTCAGGTGACTTGGACCCGTCTCCCACAAGGTTTTGGGGATAGTCCAGCAGCCTTTTCTATTGTATTAAAGGCTACATTGGAAGATTGGGAACCAAAGAGGGGATCCACCTTAATACAGTACACAGATGACCTTTTACTCTCCAATTCGGAGTTAGAAGCCTGCGAAATAGATTCACGGAGTTTATTAGACCACTTGGCAAGCAAAGGACACCTGGCCTCGAAGAAGAAAATCCAATATGCAAGTACCCAGGTAGAGTATCTGGGGTGCATAATAGAGGCAGGAGAGAGAAAGATCTCACCCGCTAGAGTCAAGGCAGTGACCTCCCTAAGCAGGCCAGGGGACAAAGCTACAATGCTGTCCTTTCTAGGGTCAATAGTGTATTGCAGGCAGTGGATCCCTGATTGCTCCCATTGGGATTCAATCCTAAGGAAAACTACACTCACAGAAGCACCAAAGGTAGTGGAGTGGACAGAGGACAGAGTAGAAGCCTTTGAGAGATTGATTCGGTCCCTGACCCAAGCCCCAGCCTTGGCCCTGGCAGATTATGGAAAACCATTCCAATTATACTGTGTGGTATCAGGAGAAACCTATGCAGCGGTTTTGACACAGACACATGGGGGAAGAAACAGGCCAGTTTCATACCTATCGAGAAAATTACCTCCTGTAGTTCTTGGAATGCCTCACTGTCTCCAAGCATTAGCAGCCGCGGCCATGTCAGTAAAAGATGTTACTAAGATAGTCCATGGAAATGTAATGGAACTTTTCACCACTCATACAGTTTTGTCCCTCCTTCAAAACATGACcacacaacacatgacagctCAGAGACTGTCCGGATATGAGACCATATTACTCAGTACGGCAAACCTGGTGATAAAGACATGTCCAGACACCTCACCAGTGATAAGATTTTTGCATACACTTTTGAGACTTAAGTGTGAAGGTTCTGACGAACAAGTAGACCCAACACCTGAACACAGATGTGATGAAGTGATCTTGTCATGCACAACACCTAGGAAAGATTTAAAGGACACGCCACAGACTGACAGTATAGatgtttttgtggatggatcatgcacaagaccagatgACAGGACATATCAAACAGGTTACGCAGTAGTCATGCTCCCAAATCAAGTGATAGAAGCTGAACCAATTGTCACAACTTCGGCACAACAAGCTGAGCTGGTAGCGCTCACAAGAGCCTGTGAAATATTCGCAGGACACAAAGTGAATATTTATACTGACAGTAGCTATGCATTTGGAACAGTGCATGATTATGCATTAATATGGAAAAATAGGGGATATATCTCAGCAGATGGGAAGCAGATAGCGAATCAAAAATACATAGATCACCTGCTACGTGCAATTCaactgccagaagctataagtgtGATAAAAGTGAAAGGACACTCTGCAAAAGGAGATTATCAAGCCATGGGAAACAACTTAGCAGACAGAGCAGCGAAAATGGCAGCCAAGAGAGACACGAGAAGGGAAAGTAAGTTATTATTCATGACAGATTTTGAAAGTGAAAACTGGGTGTCAGTAGTATATCAACTACAGAAGCAGTCTACCAGTGAGGATATCAAGTACTGGAAATCTCAGGGACTGCAGATGACAGGTACAG ACCCAACTCATCCATTCTTGCCCGGAGACAAGGTTCTGGTGAAACAACTGGCTGTCCGCCACAAGACTGGTCCAATATATCAAGGTCCATTTGAGGTTCTGAGAGTTGCTCGAACGGCTGTCCTTACCGACCAGAGTCCACAGTGGATACACGCCAGCCGGCTCAAGAAGACACCGGAAGGAGTCCTGAAGGAATTCCCCGGACAAGCATGA